The following proteins are encoded in a genomic region of Natrinema sp. DC36:
- a CDS encoding HalX domain-containing protein translates to MSDGPEVLVVDDEARLADLFAAWLQADWDVETAYDGEEALEKMADSVEVVLLDRRMPGLSGDEVLEQIREQGYDSRVVMVTAVDPDFDIIEMGFDDYLVKPVSKDELVDMVDDVADRSDYESDIQEYYALVSKKALLESEKADRELANNEEYQDLTDRVAELEQRVDETVSGMSSHDDFVGAFQDLQSEN, encoded by the coding sequence ATGAGTGACGGGCCCGAGGTGCTCGTCGTCGACGACGAGGCTCGGCTCGCGGACCTGTTCGCCGCCTGGCTACAGGCCGACTGGGACGTCGAAACGGCCTACGACGGTGAAGAGGCGCTCGAGAAGATGGCCGACTCCGTCGAAGTCGTGCTTCTCGACCGGCGGATGCCCGGTCTCTCCGGCGACGAAGTCCTCGAGCAGATCCGCGAGCAGGGCTACGATTCGCGGGTGGTTATGGTGACGGCGGTCGATCCGGACTTCGACATCATCGAGATGGGGTTCGACGACTACCTCGTCAAACCGGTCTCGAAGGACGAACTCGTCGATATGGTCGACGACGTCGCCGACCGTTCCGACTACGAGTCCGATATACAGGAGTACTACGCGCTCGTCTCGAAGAAGGCGCTACTGGAGTCCGAGAAGGCCGACCGAGAACTCGCGAACAACGAGGAGTATCAGGACCTCACCGACCGCGTCGCGGAGCTCGAGCAGCGCGTCGACGAGACGGTCTCCGGAATGTCCTCCCACGACGATTTCGTCGGCGCATTTCAAGACCTCCAGTCCGAGAACTAG
- a CDS encoding PAS domain S-box protein, producing MSRPRVLCVSGDRSTRAAVTLSLTDAPVDVVIAQRPAAAIDRLEREGIDAVVIDASTVSDVPALVDTVESEAPETPTFVSWGASDDGGGVLSEVIVRAAEIEPGAQLAAAITDRLDDGSSAALPRAGDPNTSDLTTETAASVGELPAELAGIVGAVRRRLVDATSPLVVERVLREELTGSDRFAFAWVGEYDRGERGIVPWLSDPEAMAWSLHRTVSIGDGEQPLLERAIHSGEIQYRRYGEDDSDAVPFGDRAFERGARSVAVAPLAARGELYGVTVVYATEPISARERDAIQVIAATASHVLETIAVRGRLDQRERALHRYERLVETAGDGMYVLDDAGHFTTVNDALVEMTGYSREGLLGEHASILFDREDVTAATALIRSLLEAENHTETIELPLETKAGERIPCEAQIAVLVPDGEFLGSVGVLRNITERKRSERKLRERNERLDTFARIVSHDLRNPLGVAQGYLELLEETGDVEHAEKTREGLDRMESIIEDVLAIAREGDWAADTDPTDLESIAHDAWDHVSTAEATLSVTGTMTIEADRSRLLRLLENCFRNSIEHGDTTETVRVGPLERDGGDERDRRDGRRQRDGRARGFFIEDDGEGLPEELRDEIFDPSVSSSTEGLGIGLWIVREVATGHGWSVVATESESGGARFEFEIGV from the coding sequence ATGAGTCGGCCACGTGTGCTCTGTGTGAGCGGCGATCGTTCGACACGAGCGGCCGTCACGCTCTCGCTGACGGACGCCCCTGTCGACGTCGTCATCGCCCAGCGGCCCGCAGCGGCGATCGACCGACTCGAGCGGGAAGGGATCGACGCGGTCGTCATCGACGCGAGCACGGTGTCGGACGTGCCGGCGCTCGTCGATACCGTCGAGTCCGAGGCCCCGGAGACGCCGACGTTCGTCTCCTGGGGGGCGAGCGACGACGGTGGTGGGGTGTTGAGCGAAGTGATCGTCCGGGCTGCGGAGATCGAACCGGGAGCGCAGCTGGCGGCCGCCATCACCGATCGACTCGACGACGGCTCGAGCGCGGCACTCCCGAGAGCGGGCGACCCGAACACGAGCGATCTCACGACCGAGACGGCGGCGTCAGTCGGAGAGTTGCCCGCTGAGCTCGCCGGAATCGTCGGTGCCGTTCGCCGCCGGCTGGTCGACGCGACCTCGCCGCTGGTAGTCGAACGGGTGCTCCGCGAGGAGTTGACCGGCAGCGATCGATTCGCGTTCGCCTGGGTCGGCGAGTACGACCGCGGCGAACGCGGGATCGTCCCGTGGCTGTCGGATCCCGAGGCGATGGCGTGGTCGCTCCACCGAACCGTCAGTATCGGCGACGGCGAGCAGCCGCTGCTCGAGCGAGCGATACACAGTGGGGAGATTCAGTATCGGCGGTACGGCGAAGACGATAGCGATGCCGTCCCGTTCGGTGACCGTGCGTTCGAGCGCGGCGCTCGATCGGTCGCCGTTGCACCCCTCGCGGCGCGCGGTGAGCTGTACGGAGTGACGGTCGTCTACGCGACGGAGCCGATTTCCGCACGCGAACGGGATGCGATCCAGGTGATCGCCGCGACCGCGTCCCACGTCCTCGAGACGATCGCCGTTCGCGGCCGCCTCGACCAGCGAGAACGCGCCCTCCACCGGTACGAGCGACTCGTCGAAACGGCCGGCGACGGAATGTACGTCCTCGACGACGCGGGTCACTTCACGACCGTCAACGACGCTCTCGTCGAGATGACCGGCTACAGCCGCGAGGGGCTGCTCGGTGAACACGCGTCGATCCTGTTCGATCGCGAGGACGTCACCGCCGCGACGGCCCTCATCCGATCGCTACTCGAGGCCGAGAACCACACCGAAACCATCGAACTGCCGCTCGAGACGAAAGCCGGCGAGCGGATCCCCTGCGAGGCCCAGATCGCGGTCCTCGTTCCCGACGGCGAGTTTCTCGGCTCGGTGGGCGTCCTCCGCAACATCACGGAGCGAAAGCGAAGCGAACGAAAACTTCGCGAACGCAACGAGCGACTCGATACGTTCGCTCGGATCGTCAGCCACGACCTCCGCAATCCGCTCGGCGTCGCTCAAGGCTACCTCGAACTCCTCGAGGAGACCGGGGACGTCGAGCACGCCGAAAAGACCCGCGAGGGACTCGATCGGATGGAGTCGATCATCGAGGACGTACTGGCCATCGCCCGCGAGGGCGACTGGGCCGCAGACACCGACCCCACCGATCTCGAGTCGATCGCTCACGACGCGTGGGATCACGTCTCGACCGCGGAGGCGACGCTGTCGGTCACGGGCACGATGACGATCGAGGCCGACCGTTCGCGACTCCTGCGGCTCCTCGAGAACTGCTTCCGGAACAGTATCGAACACGGTGACACGACCGAGACCGTTCGCGTCGGACCGCTCGAGCGAGACGGGGGAGACGAGCGTGACAGGCGAGACGGCCGTCGCCAACGGGACGGACGCGCCCGGGGATTCTTCATCGAAGACGACGGAGAGGGACTCCCCGAAGAACTCCGAGACGAAATCTTCGATCCGTCAGTTTCGTCGTCGACGGAGGGGCTCGGAATCGGGCTCTGGATCGTCAGAGAAGTCGCTACCGGACACGGATGGTCGGTCGTCGCGACCGAAAGCGAGAGTGGAGGGGCTCGGTTCGAGTTCGAAATCGGCGTCTAG